The genomic window CGGCGAAGTGGATCTGGTCATCGGGGCACGGAGCGCCGTCTTCGCCCCGGCGGACAAGCTGGGGATGATCATCATTGATGAGGAACATGAGAACAGCTACAAGGCTGACCAGACGCCGCGCTATCACGCCCGTCAGGTTGCCCAGTGGCGGTGCCATCATCAGAAGGCGACGTTGGTGATGGGGTCGGCCACCCCTTCCCTGGAGGCGTGGAAGCTTGCCCAGGATGGAAAAATGCCACTGCTCATTTTGCCGCGCCGGGTGGCGGGAGGAACGCTGCCCCGCATCCAGGTGGTGGACATGAAGGGAAAGGAAGGGGTGCTCAGCGATGAGCTGAAAGACCAGATGCGCCAGGTGCTCGGGGAAGGAAAGCAGGTGGTGTTGTTCCTCAACCGGCGTGGGTTCTCCTACTATTTCCACTGCCGCAGTTGCGGCTATGAAATGCGCTGTCCCCACTGTTCCGTCTCCCTTACCTATCACAAGGACAAGAACGAGATGGTTTGCCATTACTGCGGCTACCATACCCGGCCGATTCATGTCTGCCCGGAATGCCACTCACTGGATGTCGGCTACAGCGGTTTCGGAACAGAGATGGTGGAGGACGCGGTGAAGGCGCAGTTTCCGATGGCGTCGATCTCCCGGCTGGATGCCGACACCGTGGTGGACAAGAAAACGATGGGGCCGGTGCTGGAGGCGTTCCGGCAGGGACAGACGGATATTCTGTTGGGGACACAGATGGTGGCCAAAGGATTGAACTTTCCTGGGGTGGAGCTGGTGGGCATCGTACTCGCTGACAGCGGGATGAACATCCCTGATTTCCGGAGCCAGGAGCGGACGTTTTCCTTATTGACCCAGGTCTCCGGACGGGCCGGGCGGTACAACGACAAAGGACGGGTGGTCATCCAGACGTATCATCCGGACAACGCCGCCATCATCGCCGCCCAAAAGGGGGATCTGGAAGGATTTTACCGGATGGAGCTGGAGAACCGGGAGATGACGGGGTTCCCACCGTACAGCAGACTGGTCAACCTGGTGGTGCGGGGACACCGCGAGGCGACGGTGATTCATGCCTGTGACGAGCTTGCCCAGGTGATCGAATCTCTGATCCCCACCATCCCGTCCAAGGGGTCGCTCCAGCTGATGTGCAACGGGGAGTGCCCCATCGAGAAGAAACGGGAGTATTTCCGCTACCACCTGCTTCTGGAGAGCCAGGATCCCTCGGCGGTGCAGGTGCTTGCCGCCCGGGCCCTTTCCCAATACAAGCCTCCCCGTGGCATTTACATCGAGGTGGACATCGATCCCCTGCAGATGCTGTAGGGCGTTCCGTTGACCGCCTGATTCTCTCTTGGTATCATTGATGGCATGTTGGATATCATTACCTTAGGCGATGAGGTGCTGAAAGAGAAATGCACCCCGGTGGAAACGTTCGACAATGCCCTGCGCATGTTGGTGGACGCCATGTTCGAGACGCTGGTTGAAGCGGACGGCGTGGGATTGGCCGCCCCGCAGGTCGGCGTGCTGAAACGGCTGTTCGTCATTGAAATACGGGACGAGGTGAAACAGGTGTTCATCAATCCCCAGATCATCCAGACGTCGGTGGAGACCTGCGTGATGGAGGAGGGATGCCTCTCCATTCCGGGAATCTGGCACGACATCACCCGGCCGGAGAAGATCACCGTGCAGGCGCAGGATGTGGACGGCAAACCGTTCACCGTCACGGCCGGCGGGCTGTATGCCCGGGCCATCCAGCATGAGTATGACCACCTCAACGGGGTGTTGTTCATCGACCATCTGGACAAGGCGGAGGAAGAGAAGGTCGTCGAAAGCTATCAGCGCAAGCATCGCAAGGACAAGAAGAAAAGAAAGGTGTGACGTGAGAATATTGTTCGCAGGCACTCCTCAGATCGCCGTCCCCACGCTGGCCGCCCTGGCCGCACGGTATACCGTGGCCGGGGTGCTGACCAGCCCGGACAAACCAGGCAAACGTGGGAAGACGTTGGTGCCTTCGGCGGTCAAACAGGAGGCGCTGGCGTTGGGGCTTCCCGTGTTCCAGCCGGAACATCTCAGGGGGGAGGAGCGGCGTGTCATCTCATCGTGGGGATGCGACACGTTGGTCTGTTTCGCCTACGGCAAGCTGTTCGGCCCCAAATTTCTTTCGTTGTTCCCCTACGCCGCGCTGAACATCCATCCGTCCCTGCTTCCCGCGCTCCGCGGTCCCGCGCCGATCCAGAACGCCATTCTCCGGATGTTGCCGGAAACCGGCATCACCATCCAGACGCTGGCGTTGGAGATGGATGCCGGGGATATCGTGGCGCAGACGCATATTCCGCTTCAGGGGGATGAGACGACCGAGTCGTTGTCCCAAGCCGTATCCCGGCTGGCGGCGGATCTGGCCGTCACCACGCTGGCTTCCCCGCTGCACCCCCACCCCCAGGAAGGACCGGTGAGCGTCACCCGTCTGGTGGAACGGGAGGATGGCCTGATCGATTGGAACAACAGCGCCCGGGCGATCAACGCACAGGTGCGGGCCTTGTTTCCGTGGCCCAAAGCATATACCAGCTATCAGGGACGCACGCTGTTTCTTTGTGGAGTGTATCCCGACTGGATGATGCCCGTCCCCCAAGGCGTTGCTCCGGGAACGGTGTTCGCAAAAGACAAAACCAAAGGACTGGGTATCGCCACCGGGGAAGGAATCCTCTGGGTGACCCGGCTGCAGCGGCAGCAGAAAAACGAAATGGACGCCGCTTCGTTCGTCAACGGGGATGCCGCGATCGTGGGATCCCGTCTGGGAGGTCCTACCGAATGAAACGCGCCCTTGTGACGCTTCTTGTTCTGCTGTTGGCCGCTTCCGTGTTCGGAGCGGGAGGAAAAGTGGCGGTGGTGCTCTCCGGTGGAGGAGCCCGAGGATTCGCCGAGCTTGCCGTCTTCGAAAAGATGGAGGAATATGGCATCCCGGTGGACATGGTGCTGGGTACCAGCATGGGTGCTTTGCTGGGGAGTCTGTACAGCGTGGGCTACACGCCAGGGGAGATTGATGCGCTGGTGAGGAGCTACGACCTTACCAATATCCTGCTGCAGGCGCCGGTTGAGGATCCCTTTCCGTTGCCCTCGGCGTTCGCCCCTCGCCGTGACAACATCTTCACGTTGGGCTTTTCCAAGGATGGGATCGGAAGCTCCCCCGGAGTGCTGGGGGACCAGAAACTGCTCGCCCTGCTCAATGAATTATATGCCAATGTGGAAGGCATCACCAATTTCGACCAGCTTCCCGTACCGTTCCGCGCTGTGGCGACGGACGCCATCTCCGGAGAGCGGATCGTCTATGACCATGGCTCGCTGGTGACGGCGGTGCGTTCTTCCATTTCGCTTCCCATGGTGTTTGCGCCATATCCTCAGGATGACGGAAGCCTGGCGATGGATGGTGGTCTGACGGACAATCTTCCCATTGAGCTGGCCAAGGAGCTTGGCGCGGACTTCATCGTCGCCATGGACGTCAACGCGTTGCAACGGCTAACGCCCAAAGAGATGAATACGTTCAGCGCCGTCGCCATCCAAAGTCTGGTGTTGGTTACCCAGACCAATTCGCTTTCCCAGTACGAATACGCCGACATCCTGTTGTTCCCCGAGGTAGGGGATGTCGGGACGCTTGCCTTTGACCGGTACGAGTACATCCTGCAGAAAGGCCGTGATATCTGCGATGCCCATGACGAGGCGTTCCGCAATCTTGCCAAGGAGGTGGAGGCGGCAGGGAGAACGCTGGAGGTCAAGGATCCGCAACGTACCGGTTCGTACGTCACCATCGCTCCCCGGACGGTGGAAAAGGTGGTGGTGCGGAATCGTTCCACTACGACAACAGAACAAGCCCCGACCGAAGCGAACTTCCAGAACTTCATCGGAAAATCGTTTGATGACCAGGAGCGGAAGGAATTGACCGCCTATCTGGACCGGATACGGGTCAGCTACCAACTCTCTTCCATCACGTACAACGTGACGATGGGGTCGGATTCCCAGCATATCGTCCTGAACATCGAATACCACACCTTTGAGGTGCCGCAATATCGGTTGACCTTGGGAAGCTGGTCCAGCGCAGGAGTTTCCAACAATACCCCGGGCGGGGTGGGGTGGTTCCTGTTTGACGCCATGCTCAATCTGGATCTCACCAGCCTGACTGAAAAGGGACTGAATGTGCGATTGTGGTTCCACCAGGAGAATGCAAGTGCGTTGGGAGCGAGCGTCACCCTGCCGTTCTTCTCCAAGGGCGGACAGTCGTTTGGAATGCATTCTTCCGTGGAGCTGAAGTACGGCGGCCTTTCCTTGAAGACAAACTATGCCTATGGAAATCGGTATGCGTCGTTGGACCAAGGGGTGGACATCAAAACCGGTGCCAATTACCGGTATGCGGATATTCTTGGGGTTGATCTGGACGGCGGGCTCCAGTGGGTGTATGTCAACCAAAGTGGATCGCATCTGTTCATGCCGTATCTGTCCGTCGGTATGGTGATGGATACTGCCAGAGAGAAAGCGTTCACCCGTAAAGGCATCCGTTTGGATGTCTTGGCTTCTTATGGGTGGGGTGGAGAAGGAACCAATCGGTATCAGTCACGCGTCTCCATCCGTCAAGACGTCGTCCTGAAGCCGGAACACCAAGGGCTTCGGTGGGCCCTGTCGGCAAACCATATGCGGATGCAACCGGAATTAAGCGCTTCGTACGTGGATATTGGCGGTCTGTGCGGCATCCCCGGCTACAGTCTGGCGACGTTCCGGCAGGATTCGTTGACAGCTTCCGTTTCCTGGCATCTTCGCCTGGGGACGATATTCGGCAGTCCGTTCTTCATTGTCGAATCCCTTTCCGGTGGTCTGTTCAATCCGGAGGATCCGTTCCAGGATTCCGTGCTTTCTTCCGGAGTGTTTTCGTCAGGAATCGATTGGGATGTTGGAGCGTTCAGCGGGGTGGCGTTCGAGACGCCGCTGGGCAACTACGGCGTTGGACTGGGGCTTTCCGTGAAAGGCAAGTTCTCCCTGGTCATTGGAGTGTATGATTGAGCGACGGTCCGTTCTCCTCGTATGGCTCCTGGTTGGAGGAGACCTACGGATGCCGGGTGTACCGGATCGGTGTGGATGGACTGTTCTCTTGTCCGAACCGCAATCCGGATGGAAGCGGGGGCTGCATCTACTGCGATGGGACGGGAAGCAAGGCGGCGTATCTCCGTCCGGAAGGAAAGCTGGCCCACAGCGACGCGTTTGACGCGTCGGCAAGCACGGTGGTGTTGTGGCGTCGCGTCCCGCTTGAAGAGCGGATCGCTTCCATCCGAAGCCAGATCCTCAGGGGAAACGCGTTTGTCCGCCGCCGCTACCATGCAGAGAACGTATCATTGTACTTCCAGGCATGGACCAATACCTACGGGACGGTGGACGAATTGAAGGCGGTGTACGATGCGGCGCTGGATGTCATGCCGTTCTGTGAACTTATCGTATCCACCCGCCCGGATCAGATCGATGACGAAAAGGCGGCGCTTCTCGCTTCGTATCGGAACAAGGTTTCCCGCGTCTGGGTGGAGTTGGGACTGCAGAGCGGAAATGACGCGACGCTTTCCCGGATCCATCGGGGGCACACCGTCGCCCAGTATCTGCAGGCGGCCCGGCTCCTCCATTCCTATGGTCTTTCCGTCTGCACCCATGTGATCCTCGGGCTTCCCGGAGAAGGGTTCCCGGAGTATCTGAAGACGGCGCGCGTTGTCAGCCAGGCTGACAGTGAGGCGGTGAAGATCCATAACCTGGATATCTGTGGGGGCACAATGCTGTACGACCAGTTTCTTCAGGGGGAGGTTGCCGTGGCTTCGGCGGCCCGGCACTTGGAGGCGACGGAACTTTTTCTTCGCCATATCCCTCCCCAAATGGTGGTGGAACGCTTCGTCTGCGAGACGCCGTCCCATCGCCTGGCTGCGCCACGGCAGTTCATCAGCAAGAATGCGTTTGTCGACGCGCTTCGCGCCAAAATGGAGGAAGATCATACCGTCCAAGGAGATTGTTGTGGATAAGGTCGTCAGGAGTGTCGGAATCGGTTTGACGGTCATCGTCGTCCTGTTGATCATCCTGTTTTCATTGGAGGATTCCTCCTCCGTGCCGTCCATTTCCTGGATTCCGTTCGCTGACAAAGGCTCCCATGCCGTGGCGTACTGCGCCTTGGGCTTTTCCATTGGTATGTGGAGGACGCGGGGATGGAAGGGCTTTGCGGTTTCCTTGGTGTGCGTCGTGGCGTTTGGGGTGTTGCTTGAGTTGGTGCAGCCTCAGTTTGGCCGGTATCTGGAACTGGCCGATGTGGCCGCCGATGCGATCGGAGGGGCCACCGGGCTGGGCTTGATGGCTGCCGTACGGCGGTTGTTCCTTCATTTCTGATCTTTTTACTGGACGTTCGTGCGTTTCAGCGATACCATGACCAATGAAACAACCGATCAACGTCCGCGTGGCATGGGGTGACGCCGGACCGTAGCGGATTGATGGAGACGTATGCGAAGATTGTTTGCGTATGGGTTGCTGTACCCCATGTGTTTGTTGGCGTTGCTTGCATCCTGCCACAAACAGGAAACAAAAACGAGTGCTGCCGTTACGGTGGAGAAAACCACCATCACGCAGGTGACGACGCCGGCTGCCCCCGCCCCGTCGGATGACGCGGCAACGGGCTTCAACGCCATCTCACAGTTGCAGAAACCGACCACACTCACCGATGAGTTCAGCTACACCTATGGATACATGTTGTTCCTCACGTTGAAGAACCAGTTCTCCAATCTGGATGGTTCCTATTTTGCCCGAGGCGCGGTGGATGCCGTAAGTGGCTCTGCGTTCTTCACCCAGGAAGAGATGACGGCGATCCTCAAGCAGGTGCAGGAACGGATGCTCGCCCAGGCCAACGAGGAACAGAAACAACAGGCAGAAAAGAATCTTGCCGCGTCCACGGCATTCCTGGAGTCCAACAAAACGGCTGATGGGGTGGTCGCATTGGACAACGGGGTGCAGTACAAAGTGATTTCCCCGGGTGATGCCAGTTGCCCGTTGATTACGGAAGATGATGTGGTGACGGTCAACTATTCCGTCTCGTTGATCGATGGATCGGTGGTGGAAAGCACCTGGAGACGGGGACACACCGAAACGGTCAAAGTGTCGGACATCACGGAGGACATCGTCAAACAGGGATTGGAGATGATGCGGCCAGGCGGGCACTACCTGCTATGGATTCCTCCGGAATTGGCGTATGGCGCGCAGGGCAATGGGGTGATCGGTCCCAATCAAGCATTGGTCATTGAGATTGAGATCGTGGCGGTAGCAATGCCAATACCTCCGTCAAATTCTTGATCACGTAGGTCGGTCGCTGAACTTTCGGAATGGTTTCTCCCTCCTGATTCAGCCAGACGGTGTCAATGCCAGCGGCATTCCCGCCTGCGATGTCGCTGGAAAGGCTGTCACCGATCATCAGGCAGGATTTTCGGTCGGGGCCGCCGATGCGGCGGAGCATTTCATCAAAGAATCTCCGGTCCGGTTTCTGGAAACCCAGATCCTCGCTGACGAAGGCACCGTCCAGATAGGAGAGCAGATCACACGCCTGGTACCGTCCCCTCTGGACGAAGGCGATGCCGTTGGAAGCAAGGTACAGCACGTATCCGCGCTTCCGGAGTTCCGTAAGCAAAGGCTTCGTCTGGGGGTACGGGATCCCTTGGCGCGACAGTTCCTGGAGAAACCGGTCGCTTGCTGCCTGAGGCGAGACGGCGCATCCTACCAACGGAAGAAATCTTCGGAACCGCTCGGCACGGAGTTCCTGCTGGTCGAGCTTTCCCTGCTCCAGTTCTTTCCAACATTGCTGATTGAGGGTATGATACAGGG from Sphaerochaeta sp. includes these protein-coding regions:
- the priA gene encoding primosomal protein N' codes for the protein MYATVLLDRPLKQGFLYAIADDQTVEVGMRVRVPFSHTELTGYVVEVQEQADPTLKILPIKRVIDKEPVFGQNEIDLAQWMSRFYLCSAGEAISLMIPGGKRDSGMPPLDVEEDPLTDRVETLTTEQEAAVERINSHDAPMYYLYGVTGSGKSEVFLRAAEAVIAQGRQVIYLVPEITLTHQLARLVTRRFHDRVAILHSALTESQRMTQWRRIKSGEVDLVIGARSAVFAPADKLGMIIIDEEHENSYKADQTPRYHARQVAQWRCHHQKATLVMGSATPSLEAWKLAQDGKMPLLILPRRVAGGTLPRIQVVDMKGKEGVLSDELKDQMRQVLGEGKQVVLFLNRRGFSYYFHCRSCGYEMRCPHCSVSLTYHKDKNEMVCHYCGYHTRPIHVCPECHSLDVGYSGFGTEMVEDAVKAQFPMASISRLDADTVVDKKTMGPVLEAFRQGQTDILLGTQMVAKGLNFPGVELVGIVLADSGMNIPDFRSQERTFSLLTQVSGRAGRYNDKGRVVIQTYHPDNAAIIAAQKGDLEGFYRMELENREMTGFPPYSRLVNLVVRGHREATVIHACDELAQVIESLIPTIPSKGSLQLMCNGECPIEKKREYFRYHLLLESQDPSAVQVLAARALSQYKPPRGIYIEVDIDPLQML
- the def gene encoding peptide deformylase, producing the protein MLDIITLGDEVLKEKCTPVETFDNALRMLVDAMFETLVEADGVGLAAPQVGVLKRLFVIEIRDEVKQVFINPQIIQTSVETCVMEEGCLSIPGIWHDITRPEKITVQAQDVDGKPFTVTAGGLYARAIQHEYDHLNGVLFIDHLDKAEEEKVVESYQRKHRKDKKKRKV
- the fmt gene encoding methionyl-tRNA formyltransferase gives rise to the protein MRILFAGTPQIAVPTLAALAARYTVAGVLTSPDKPGKRGKTLVPSAVKQEALALGLPVFQPEHLRGEERRVISSWGCDTLVCFAYGKLFGPKFLSLFPYAALNIHPSLLPALRGPAPIQNAILRMLPETGITIQTLALEMDAGDIVAQTHIPLQGDETTESLSQAVSRLAADLAVTTLASPLHPHPQEGPVSVTRLVEREDGLIDWNNSARAINAQVRALFPWPKAYTSYQGRTLFLCGVYPDWMMPVPQGVAPGTVFAKDKTKGLGIATGEGILWVTRLQRQQKNEMDAASFVNGDAAIVGSRLGGPTE
- a CDS encoding patatin-like phospholipase family protein, with translation MKRALVTLLVLLLAASVFGAGGKVAVVLSGGGARGFAELAVFEKMEEYGIPVDMVLGTSMGALLGSLYSVGYTPGEIDALVRSYDLTNILLQAPVEDPFPLPSAFAPRRDNIFTLGFSKDGIGSSPGVLGDQKLLALLNELYANVEGITNFDQLPVPFRAVATDAISGERIVYDHGSLVTAVRSSISLPMVFAPYPQDDGSLAMDGGLTDNLPIELAKELGADFIVAMDVNALQRLTPKEMNTFSAVAIQSLVLVTQTNSLSQYEYADILLFPEVGDVGTLAFDRYEYILQKGRDICDAHDEAFRNLAKEVEAAGRTLEVKDPQRTGSYVTIAPRTVEKVVVRNRSTTTTEQAPTEANFQNFIGKSFDDQERKELTAYLDRIRVSYQLSSITYNVTMGSDSQHIVLNIEYHTFEVPQYRLTLGSWSSAGVSNNTPGGVGWFLFDAMLNLDLTSLTEKGLNVRLWFHQENASALGASVTLPFFSKGGQSFGMHSSVELKYGGLSLKTNYAYGNRYASLDQGVDIKTGANYRYADILGVDLDGGLQWVYVNQSGSHLFMPYLSVGMVMDTAREKAFTRKGIRLDVLASYGWGGEGTNRYQSRVSIRQDVVLKPEHQGLRWALSANHMRMQPELSASYVDIGGLCGIPGYSLATFRQDSLTASVSWHLRLGTIFGSPFFIVESLSGGLFNPEDPFQDSVLSSGVFSSGIDWDVGAFSGVAFETPLGNYGVGLGLSVKGKFSLVIGVYD
- a CDS encoding TIGR01212 family radical SAM protein (This family includes YhcC from E. coli K-12, an uncharacterized radical SAM protein.), which codes for MSDGPFSSYGSWLEETYGCRVYRIGVDGLFSCPNRNPDGSGGCIYCDGTGSKAAYLRPEGKLAHSDAFDASASTVVLWRRVPLEERIASIRSQILRGNAFVRRRYHAENVSLYFQAWTNTYGTVDELKAVYDAALDVMPFCELIVSTRPDQIDDEKAALLASYRNKVSRVWVELGLQSGNDATLSRIHRGHTVAQYLQAARLLHSYGLSVCTHVILGLPGEGFPEYLKTARVVSQADSEAVKIHNLDICGGTMLYDQFLQGEVAVASAARHLEATELFLRHIPPQMVVERFVCETPSHRLAAPRQFISKNAFVDALRAKMEEDHTVQGDCCG
- a CDS encoding VanZ family protein, giving the protein MDKVVRSVGIGLTVIVVLLIILFSLEDSSSVPSISWIPFADKGSHAVAYCALGFSIGMWRTRGWKGFAVSLVCVVAFGVLLELVQPQFGRYLELADVAADAIGGATGLGLMAAVRRLFLHF
- a CDS encoding FKBP-type peptidyl-prolyl cis-trans isomerase, producing the protein MRRLFAYGLLYPMCLLALLASCHKQETKTSAAVTVEKTTITQVTTPAAPAPSDDAATGFNAISQLQKPTTLTDEFSYTYGYMLFLTLKNQFSNLDGSYFARGAVDAVSGSAFFTQEEMTAILKQVQERMLAQANEEQKQQAEKNLAASTAFLESNKTADGVVALDNGVQYKVISPGDASCPLITEDDVVTVNYSVSLIDGSVVESTWRRGHTETVKVSDITEDIVKQGLEMMRPGGHYLLWIPPELAYGAQGNGVIGPNQALVIEIEIVAVAMPIPPSNS
- a CDS encoding YjjG family noncanonical pyrimidine nucleotidase; the encoded protein is MYTYLLFDCDNTLLDFDQGELLAFQALCQDFGIDAGSYPLYHTLNQQCWKELEQGKLDQQELRAERFRRFLPLVGCAVSPQAASDRFLQELSRQGIPYPQTKPLLTELRKRGYVLYLASNGIAFVQRGRYQACDLLSYLDGAFVSEDLGFQKPDRRFFDEMLRRIGGPDRKSCLMIGDSLSSDIAGGNAAGIDTVWLNQEGETIPKVQRPTYVIKNLTEVLALLPPRSQSQ